The stretch of DNA CCATTTCCGAAGCCGTGGAAGCCGCCGTGAAGCAGCCGGGTTACCGCTACGTTCTCGGTTCCGTGCTGAACCAGGTGCTGCTGCATCAGAGCATTATCGGTCTTGAAACGCAGGCGGCGCTCGACAAATACGGCATCAAGCCGGATATGGTCATCGGCTGCGCGGGCGGCGGCTCCAACCTCGGCGGACTGATCGCCCCCTTCATGCGCGACAAGATCAACGGCAAGCTCGACTGCCGCATCATCGCCGTCGAGCCGGCGTCCTGCCCGAGTCTTACCCGCGGCAAGTACGCCTACGACTTCTGCGACACCGGCATGGTCTGCCCGCTCGCGAAGATGTACACCCTCGGCAGCGACTTCATCCCCGCGCCGAACCACGCCGGCGGACTCCGCTATCACGGCATGAGCTCCGTGCTCTCCCAGCTCTACGACGACGGGCTGATGGAAGCCGTTTCCGTCCCGCAGGTCAAGGTCTTTGAAGCGGCGGAGCAGTTCGCCCGCATAGAAGGCATCCTCCCCGCCCCCGAAAGCTCCCACGCTATCCGCGTAGCGATCGACGAGGCGCTGAAGTGCAAGGAGACCGGCGAGGAGAAGACCATCGTCTTCGGCCTGACCGGCACCGGCTACTTCGACCTGGTCGCGTACCAGAAGTTCCACGACGGACAGATGGAGGATTACATCCCCACCGACGAGGAGTTGCAGGTCGCGCTCAACAAGCTCCCCCCTGTCAACAAATAAACGTCCAACAGAAAGGATGACAAAAAATGAGTACCACATCCATCCTGACGCTCGCGCTTATCATAGTCTTTTTTGCGGTGATGATAATCATCGGCGTCAGATCGAAGAAACACGCGTCCGACGTTAACGGATTCGTTCTCGGCTCGCGCTCCGTCGGTCCCTGGCTCAGCGCCTTCGCCTTCGGAACGTCCTACTTCTCCGCCGTCATCTTCGTCGGCTACGCGGGACAGTTCGGCTACAACTTCGGACTCGCTTCTACGTGGATCGGTCTCGGAAACGCGTTCATCGGCTCGCTGCTCGCGTGGAGCATACTCGGCAGGCGCACGCGCATCATGACGCAGCACCTCTCGAGCAAGACGATGCCCGACTTCTTCGGCTCGCGATTTAACTCGCCGAAGCTGAAGATCGCCGCTTCGGTGATCACCTTCGTGTTTCTGATCCCGTACACCGCTTCGCTGTATAACGGCCTTTCCAGACTGTTCAATATGGCGTTCGGCGGCATACCCTATGCGGTCTGCGTCATAATTATGGCGGTGCTTACGGGAATCTACGTCATCCTCGGCGGATATATGGCGACCGCCCTCAACGATTTCATTCAGGGCATCATAATGCTCGGCGGCATCATCGCGGTCATCGTCGCGGTGCTGAACAGCAACGGCGGCTTCATGGAAGCGACGAAGCAGCTCGCGACCGGCCCCAACGGCGGCTGGGAGTTCGCCTCCTTCCTCGGACCGGACCCCGTATTCCTTATCTTCGTCGTGCTGCTGACCTCCCTCGGAACCTGGGGACTGCCCCAGATGGTCGGCAAGTTCTACGCGATAAAGAACGAGGACTCCATCAAGAAGGGCACCATCATTTCCACGATCTTCGCGATAGTCGTCGCCGGCGGCTGCTACTTCCTCGGCGGCTTCGCGCGGCTCTATAACGTCGACGTGAAGGCGGAGGGCTTCGACGCGATAATCCCGAAGATGCTCTCCAACCTGCCCGCGATAATCATCGGCATAGTTATAGTGCTGGTGCTTTCGGCATCGATGTCCACCCTCTCCTCGCTGGTGCTGACCAGCTCCTCGACGATCACGCTCGACCTGATCGCCCCCGCGAGAAAGAAGGAAATGACCGAGAAGAAGAAGCTGACGATGATGCGTATCTTCATAGTCGTCTTCATCGCGGTCTCCGCGATAATCGCGATCTATCAGGCGAACAGCAAGAACCTTTTCATCGCGCAGATGATGGGCGTTTCCTGGGGCGCGCTCGCAGGAGCGTTCCTCGCGCCCTTCCTCTACGGCCTCTACTACAAGAAGACCACTAAAGCCGCCGTCGCCGCCTGCTTCGTGTGGGGCGTCGGGTTGGAGGTCGTGCAGTTCCTCATTTCCATCGGGCTTTTCTCCGTCGCGGAGATCCCCGTGCTGAGCTTCGTTTTCAAAAACTCGCTCTACTCGGGCGTTATCGCGATGGTCGGCGGACTCGTCATAGTACCGCTCGTCAGCGCGCTGACGAAGCGTTCCGCGCCCGCGGACGTCGAGGACAAGTTCGCCTGCTACAATGACAGCAAAACCGTCGGCATCACCGACAACCTCGGACGCTGACGCACAGGACACATAAAAAAGGGAGCAAACCAATGTCAAACTATTATCAGGAGGAGATAGAAACCGCCTCACGGGACGAGATTATCCGCATACAGAACGAGAAGCTCGTCAAGCAGGTGAAGCGCGTTTACGAAAACGTCCCCTATTACCGCGATCTTATGGATAAAAAAGGCGTCAAGCCGGAGGATATAAAGAGCATCGACGATATCAGGAAGCTGCCCTTCCTCTCGAAAGCGGACCTCCGCGACGCCTACCCCTACGGACTGCTCGGCACCGACATCAAGAACTGCGTCCGCATCCAGTCCACCTCCGGCACGACCGGCAGACGTGTCGTGGCGTTCTACACGCAGCACGATATCGACCTCTGGGAAGAGTGCTGCGCGCGCGCCATCGTCGCCGCCGGCGGCACTAACGAGGACGTCTGCCAGGTATGCTACGGCTACGGTCTCTTCACCGGCGGACCCGGACTCAACGGCGGTTCGCACAAGGTCGGCTGCCTGACGCTGCCGATGTCCTCCGGATACACCGACAGACAGATCCAGTTCATGATGGACCTCGGCGCGACCATCCTCTGCTGCACCCCCTCCTACGCCGCCTATATCGGCGAGACGCTGAAGGAGAAGGGATACAAGCCCTCCGACAACAAGCTGAAGGCGGGTATCTTCGGCGCGGAGCCGTGGACGGAGGAGATGCGCCGCAACATCCAGGAATCCCTCGGCATCAAGGCCTACGACATCTACGGTCTGACCGAAACGAGCGGCCCCGGCGTCGCCTTCGAATGCGAGGAACAGCACGGAATGCACATCAACGAGGACCACTTCTACGCCGAGATAATCGACCCCGACACCGGCGAAGTGCTTCCCGAGGGCTCCAAGGGCGAGCTGGTCTTCACCTCGCTCGATAAGGAGGGCTTCCCGCTGCTCCGCTACCGCACCCGCGACATCTGCGTGCTTTCACGCGAGAAGTGCTCCTGCGGCAGAACTCACGTCAGAATGAGCAAGCCGATGGGACGCAGCGACGATATGATGATCATCCGCGGCGTCAACGTCTTCCCGAGCCAGATCGAGACCGTTCTGCTCAAGGAGGGCTACGACCCGAACTACCAGATCGTCGTCGACAGAGAACGCAACAACGACACCCTCGACGTCTACGTCGAGCTGAATCCCGATCAGTTCTCCGACAAGATCGCGGACATCCAGAACAGAGAAAAATCCCTTGAAGGCGCGATGCGCGCGATGCTCGGCATCGGCGCGAAAATGCACCTCGTTCCGCCCAAGTCCATCGCCAGAAGCGAGGGCAAGGCGGTCAGAGTCATCGACAAGCGCAAGCTGCACGATTAGAAAGGAGCGAGACTCATGGCGATCACACAGTTATCCGTTTTCCTCGAAAACAAACCCGGCAAGCTCTCCGAAACAGTCCGTAAGATTTCCGCCGCCGGCATCAATATCCGCGCGATGAGCATCGCGGACACCAAGGACTTCGGCATCCTTCGCCTCATCGTTTCCGACGCCGCCGAGACGAAGCGCATCGTCAGCGAGCACGCCATCGTCACCGAGACGGAGGTCATCGCCGTCCGCATGGACGACCAGGCGGGCGCGCTCTCCGGAGTGCTCGACGCGCTCGAGGAAGCGCAAATCAACGTCGAATACCTCTACGCCTTCACCGGCACGAAGAGCGACAGCGCCTACGTCGTACTCCGCGTCGACAGCACCGCCGCCGCGGAGGAACTGCTCGACGAGCGCGGCTTCGCCACCCTCTCGGACGCAGAACTCAAAGCGCTGCTTTGAGGCGAAACGTTGAAATCCCCGACGGCAAGTGGAATAACGCAATAAAAGAGGACGCTTTGAGCGTCCTCTTTTATTGCGCGAATTTTTTCGCCTGCCGTTTGAAATATTAAACGCTTTTCAATCTTGTTTCAATCTTCCGCCTTTATAATCCGTACAGTAAGACACAGAACGAACACCACCGGCAAGACCGATTATTAAGGAGGAATCAGAAAATGAAACTTAAAAAATTCATCAGCGTAATAATCGCAGCAGCGATGCTCTTCTCGCTCTGCGCGGTCGAAGCGTTCGCCGACACCGCGGAAAGCGCAGCACTCACCTTCACCGACTCCGGCGTGGAGGAAACCCTCTCCGGAAGCGGTTACGCAATCGCAGGCACGGCGCTGACCATCACCGCCGCGGGCGTCTACCGCATAAGCGGAAGCTGCGCGGAAGGTTCGATAGTCGTTAGCAAGGGGCTAAGCGGAGTCACGCTCATACTCGACAATCTTACTCTCGCCTCCTCATCGACCGCGCCGATAGTCGTCAAGAAATCCTCCGACGTAAGCATCCATCTCGAAGGAACGTCCACCTTGACGGATAACGAGAACCCCGAAGACGAGAATTCATCCGACCCCGAGATCGCAGAAGCCTTCGAGGGCGCGGCGATCAAGATCAAAAGCGGCGCGTCCGTGACCTTCTGCGGCGATGGCGATCTGAACATCGTCGCGAACGCCAAGAACGGTATCAAAGGCGGCTCCACCGCGGCACTGGTCTTCAATCAATCCGGCACGGTCACGGTCACAGGCAGCGGAAAGTATTACGGCGGCACCCTCTCCGGCGCGGCGGTCAATAACGGCATCGCCTGCGACGGAAGTATCGTCTTCAACAGCGGCTCCTACGTCATAAAGGCGGCGGGTGACGGCGTCAAGAGCGCGCCGGACGCCACCGACGAGGCCGAGGGAACAACGATTGACAATGAATCCGCCGGCGCAATTACGGTCAACGGCGGCGAGTTCGATATCGACTGCGACGGCGACGGCTTCCAGGCCGACGCTTCGCTCACGATCAACGGCGGCACGTTTGACGTTCAGACGTGGAAGGGCAGCGGCGTATGGAACGACACCCTCGCGGACGCCAACAGCTGCAAAGGGCTGAAGGCGGCGGGCGACCGCGCCGAAGAGGCCGGCATCGAACCGACGCTCACGATCACCGGCGGCAGTTTCACGCTCAACACCGGCGACGACGCGCTCCATTCCGACGCCTACGCCACCGTCACCGGCGGCGCCTTCACGATAAACACCGGCGACGACGGGATGCACGCCGATACATCCCTTATCCTCGGCAGCGAAAACGGACTTGCGCGCGATCCCGACGTCCGCATCGAAAGCTCCTATGAAGGCCTCGAGGGCGGCACGGTCTATATCTACTCCGGACGCTATTACGTCGTCGCCTCCGATGACGGCGTGAACGCCGCCGGCGGCAGCGGAAACGGCACTGACCCAGGCTTCGGCGGAGGCGGCGGCTGGAATCCGGGCGGCGGACACGGCCCCGGCGGAAACACGCCCGGCGGCTCCTCGTCGTCAAGCGATTATAACATCTATATCTACGGCGGCGAGCTTTACGTCAACTGCGACGGCGACGGGCTCGATTCCAACGGCGGACTCTATCTCTACGGCGGCACGCAGGCGGTGTTCAGTATGCGCTCCGGCGGCGATAACTCCGCGCTCGACGCCGACGGCACGATCCTCGTGCAGGGCGCGACGCTCATCACCGCCGGCTCCACCGGCGCTGACGGCACGGCGCAGAAAAGCTGGTTCGGCGCGGATCAGAAATACACCGCGAGCAGAACGAGCGTTTCCGCAGGCAAGGCCGTGAACGCTTCGGCAAACGGCAGCGTACTGATGAGCTATACGCTGACGAAAAACGTGAGCTACGTCCTCGCCTCCTGGCCTTCCTCCGTTTCTTCCTCCGCCCCGACGATCACGACCGCAAACAGCGCGGCGGCGTGCAAGGGCGGCTCGTGGAGCCACAGCTGGGACGACGGCGCCGTTACCGCCGCGACGGCGGAAAGCAACGGGCTGACGACCTACACCTGCTCCGTCTGCGGCGCGACCGAAACGCAGACGATCCCCGCGCTCGTCACCGTTCCCGAATGCGACCACGCGTTTGAAGGCGGCGCATCGACCGACGAGGGCTTCACCGTCACCTTCGCCGGCGACGAGGGAGTCAGCTCGATCACGGTTTATGAAACGCAGGACTACTCCGGCGCGAGCGTATCCGTCGCCGCCGACGGTGCGGCGGTCTCGCGCAGCAGCGCCACCGGCGCTCCCGACTCCACCGGCGACGGACAGCTCAATTTCACCGTCGTCCTCGCGGAAGGCTACGCGATAAGCGGCGTCAGCGCCGTTTCCGGCACGTATAAAAACATCAAGGGACCGTCTGATACCGGCCTCGCGAACACCTACCGCATCACCAAGATAACCGCCGACACGACGGTGACGATAACGACCGTCGAATGCGAGCACGGAACAGTGGCCGACGGCACGACTCCCGAATGGACGTGGAGCGACGGCTGCGGCAAAGCGACGCTCACTTACATCTGCGCCGACTGCGGCAACTCCGTAGCGCTCGACGGCGCGATAACGAGCGTGCTGACCAACGCGGAAACGATCACCTTCACAGCGACCGCATCAATAGGCAAAGCTGGCTATACAGACGTCGTGACGGCGGCGCCCTTCACAGCGACCTTCATCATTGAAGGCGGCGACGCCGCGGTCAACATCTATTACACGCAGGACTACGCCTCCGCCGACGAGGAAGGCGTCTCCACCGCCGTCGCGCGCGACAGCGACTCCGGCTGCCCGGTCGTCACCGGAGACGGGCAGATCAACTTCGCTGTCGTCGCCGCGGAAGGCTTCGAGGTCGAAAGCGTTGCCGTTGCCGGCGGCTACAAGAACCTCAAGGACATTTCTGACAGCGCCGGCGCGAACTCCTGGCGCGTGACAAAGGTCACCGGCGATCTGACGATCACCGTGACCGTCAAAAGCGCCTCCGCCGCCGTCCTTATCGGCGATATGGATAAGGACGGGGAAATCACCGTCGCGGACGCGCTCGCCGCGCTCCGCATCGCCGCGAAGCTCGCGGAAGAGACTGAAGAGGCGCTCGCAACAGGCGACGTCGACGGCGACGGCGTGATAACCGTTTCCGACGCGCTGCGCATCCTGCGCGTCGCGGCAAAGCTCTCCGAGGGCTTCTGAGCTTTTCCGGGCAATCTTTCAATAATACAAAATAAAATAAAAAGGTGAGAAAACAATGAAAAAGTTACTGGCAATGATCCTGTTCCTCCTGCTCGTCTCTTCGCTCGCGGCATGCAGCGGCACGACGATCTCCTCCTCCGTCGAGGGTCCGGCCTCTTCCTCTGCGCAGAATGCGCCCGGCGATCCGCCCGACGCACCCGGCGGAGGGGGCGCTCCAGGCGGGAGCGGCAGTTCTTCCGTCGTATACGCCGGCGCAACGGAGATAACCTCATCCGCTTCCGAAAGCGGCAAGACCTACGCCTCCTCGACAGCCGATGAAAGCGCGCTTATGATCAGCACCGCCGACGCTGTCACGATCGAAAACGCAACGGTCACGAAGACCGGCGACTCCGACGGAGGCGACAACTGCAACTTCTACGGACAGAACGCCGCACTGCTCGTCAAGGACGGCTCCACGACGACGATCACCGGCGGCTCGATCACCTCCGGCGCCTCCGGCGCCAACGGCGTCTTCTGCTACGGCGGCAACGGCGGACAGAAGGGCGCCTCCGGCGACGGCACGACGGTCATCATCAAAGACGTGACGATAACGACGACAGGCAGCGGCTCCGGCGGCATAATGACCACCGGCGGAGGCGTTATGCAAGCGCACGATCTGACCGTCACGACGAACGGTCAGTCCTCCGCGCCGATCCGCACCGACAGAGGCGGCGGCACGGTCACAGTCGACGGCGGCACCTACACCTCAAACGGGCTCGGCTCTCCGGCGATATACTCCACCGCGGATATAACCGTATCGAACGCGACGCTCGTTTCCAACCTTTCTGAAGGCGTCTGCATAGAGGGACTCAACTCCATCACGCTCAACGACTGCGACCTGACCGCGAACAACACCAAATGCAACGGCAACGCGACCTTTTATGACAGCATAATGATCTATCAGTCGATGAGCGGCGACGCGGCGAGCGGCACGTCCTCCTTCACGATGACGGGCGGCAGCCTGACGAGCAGAAGCGGACACGTCTTCCACGTCACCAACACGAGCTGCGTGATAACCCTCTCCGGAGTGGAGATAATCAACGAGGACGGCGAAAACGTGCTCATCTCCGTATGCGACGACGGCTGGAGCGGCGGGAGCAACACCGCCGTGCTGAACGCCACCGCGCAGACGCTCGGCGGCGCGGTGCTCGTCGGCGACAACTCCTCGCTGACGCTGACCCTTTCCGACGGCTCGGTCTTCACCGGCTTCATCGGCGGAAGCATCACGAACGCGAAGGGTGATACCGTCTCCTCCGAGACCGGCAGCGTCTCCGTGACGCTTGACGGCGCGAGCGTCTGGACGCTCACCGCGGACAGCTACGTGACCTCGTTCACAGGCAGCGCCGCGAATCTCAACCTCAACGGATACACCCTCTACGTCAACGGAACGCCCTACGCGGGATAAACAGAAAATAATATAACGAAAAGGACGGGATCGCTCCCGTCCTTTTTTGCGTTTTTCCGCGCCTATTTCTCCAGCTTGTAGCCGGTGCCGACGAAGAGCGCGACGTCGCGCCCCGTTTCGTCGGTCACGCGTATGTCGTAAACGCAGGTCGTCCTGCCGCTTTTGACGCATTGCGAGCGCGCGATGAGCCGCTTCCCCTTCGGCTGCGCGGTGAAGTTGACGTTCACCGTCAGCGCGACGGTCGGCTGATGGTCGTTATTCGACGAAACGGCGAAGGCGAAGTCGCCGAGCGTGAATATCACGCCGCCCATCGTTCCGCCGTAGGCGTTGCGGTGCGCCTCCGTCAGCTCCATCGAGCAGACGCAGCCGCCGTCGAAAAGCTCGTCTATACGCATGCCGTTATCCGTTGCGAAGCGGTCGTTTTTGAAAAACTCACGCGCTTCGTCCGTGCTTTTGAAAGTTCCCATAGCTGTCCCTCCGGATGAAATATGCGGATATTATAACACATAACGCGCGGCGGCGCCGCATTTTCACAAATATTTCATCTTCTGAACGACGAAAACAGCGCCAGCGACGCCAGCAGCGCGAGCGCGCACGCCGACTGCACCGGCACGAACGCGCCGCCGAGCTTCTCCCGAAGCGCGAGCGCGGCGAAAACTCCGGCGAAGCCGATCGCGCCGAGCAGCGCGATGAGCGTCAGGCGCGTGTTCGATTCCGCGGAGTGCGACTCCTCGCGGGTCGTCCTCCTGCGCTGCCTGCGCGGCTTGTTCTTCGGCGTTCCGTAGCCGTAGGTGCCGTATTTATCCTTGCGGTAGAAATTGTTGTTATTATTCGCCATCACCGCGCGCCCCCTTTCGAGATGAGCAGCGCAAGCACCGCCGCCTGCAGCAGAAGCGCAAAGGTTATCACGAGAGTAAAGTAGTTCTTCTTCGTCTTGTGGCGGAAGACCACCCTGCCGAAGAACGCGCCGGCCGCGCCGCCGTAGACCGCGAGCGCGAGCAGGACGCGTTCGCTGATGCGGTCGCCCTCCTGCATCGCCTTCGCCTTGTCCACGCCGTAGGCAACGAAGGCGACGAGCGAAGCCGCGCCGAGTATCGCGGCGTATATCCACAAAACCGTTTTCATATTATCACCCTTTATATATTTTATCTTTCTTAACCGACGTCCTCGATGAGCGAGGACCATTCTTCCATAAGCGGCGCTTCCTTCGCCTCGAGCTCTTCTTTTTCGGCGGTCAGCTCCGCGACCTTTTCGTAGTCGGAGAAGACCTCCGCGTCTTCGGCGAGGATGCGGGATATTTCCGCCGTTCGCGCGTTGATGACGGCGATCTTTTCCTCAAGGACGCCGATGCGGTGAAGCTTGCGGTCGCGCTCCCTGAGCGGCGAAACGTATTTTTTCTTCGCCGCGGGCTTACCGCCGGCGTCGGCGGTTTCCTCGTCCGCTTCGCGCGGGCGGAGCTTCTCGTATTCGGAGTAGCCGCAGCCGTAGAGCTTCAGCCCGCCGTTCTCGAAGACGGCGAGCCGGTTGCAGACGCGGTTGATGAAGTATCTGTCGTGCGAGACTGCGACGACGGTGCCGGCGTAGTCCGCGAGGAGCTTTTCGAGCGCGTCGCGCCCCTGCATATCCATATGGTTGGTCGGCTCGTCGAGCACGAGGATATTAGGCCTGCGGCGGAATATCTTGCAGAGCGCGAGGCGCACCTTTTCGCCTCCGGAAAGCTCGCCGACGGTTTTGAAAACGTCCTCGCCGCTGAAAAGGAACGC from Clostridia bacterium encodes:
- a CDS encoding phenylacetate--CoA ligase; translation: MSNYYQEEIETASRDEIIRIQNEKLVKQVKRVYENVPYYRDLMDKKGVKPEDIKSIDDIRKLPFLSKADLRDAYPYGLLGTDIKNCVRIQSTSGTTGRRVVAFYTQHDIDLWEECCARAIVAAGGTNEDVCQVCYGYGLFTGGPGLNGGSHKVGCLTLPMSSGYTDRQIQFMMDLGATILCCTPSYAAYIGETLKEKGYKPSDNKLKAGIFGAEPWTEEMRRNIQESLGIKAYDIYGLTETSGPGVAFECEEQHGMHINEDHFYAEIIDPDTGEVLPEGSKGELVFTSLDKEGFPLLRYRTRDICVLSREKCSCGRTHVRMSKPMGRSDDMMIIRGVNVFPSQIETVLLKEGYDPNYQIVVDRERNNDTLDVYVELNPDQFSDKIADIQNREKSLEGAMRAMLGIGAKMHLVPPKSIARSEGKAVRVIDKRKLHD
- a CDS encoding pyridoxal-phosphate dependent enzyme, producing the protein ISEAVEAAVKQPGYRYVLGSVLNQVLLHQSIIGLETQAALDKYGIKPDMVIGCAGGGSNLGGLIAPFMRDKINGKLDCRIIAVEPASCPSLTRGKYAYDFCDTGMVCPLAKMYTLGSDFIPAPNHAGGLRYHGMSSVLSQLYDDGLMEAVSVPQVKVFEAAEQFARIEGILPAPESSHAIRVAIDEALKCKETGEEKTIVFGLTGTGYFDLVAYQKFHDGQMEDYIPTDEELQVALNKLPPVNK
- a CDS encoding DUF1294 domain-containing protein — its product is MKTVLWIYAAILGAASLVAFVAYGVDKAKAMQEGDRISERVLLALAVYGGAAGAFFGRVVFRHKTKKNYFTLVITFALLLQAAVLALLISKGGAR
- a CDS encoding carbohydrate-binding domain-containing protein, with product MKLKKFISVIIAAAMLFSLCAVEAFADTAESAALTFTDSGVEETLSGSGYAIAGTALTITAAGVYRISGSCAEGSIVVSKGLSGVTLILDNLTLASSSTAPIVVKKSSDVSIHLEGTSTLTDNENPEDENSSDPEIAEAFEGAAIKIKSGASVTFCGDGDLNIVANAKNGIKGGSTAALVFNQSGTVTVTGSGKYYGGTLSGAAVNNGIACDGSIVFNSGSYVIKAAGDGVKSAPDATDEAEGTTIDNESAGAITVNGGEFDIDCDGDGFQADASLTINGGTFDVQTWKGSGVWNDTLADANSCKGLKAAGDRAEEAGIEPTLTITGGSFTLNTGDDALHSDAYATVTGGAFTINTGDDGMHADTSLILGSENGLARDPDVRIESSYEGLEGGTVYIYSGRYYVVASDDGVNAAGGSGNGTDPGFGGGGGWNPGGGHGPGGNTPGGSSSSSDYNIYIYGGELYVNCDGDGLDSNGGLYLYGGTQAVFSMRSGGDNSALDADGTILVQGATLITAGSTGADGTAQKSWFGADQKYTASRTSVSAGKAVNASANGSVLMSYTLTKNVSYVLASWPSSVSSSAPTITTANSAAACKGGSWSHSWDDGAVTAATAESNGLTTYTCSVCGATETQTIPALVTVPECDHAFEGGASTDEGFTVTFAGDEGVSSITVYETQDYSGASVSVAADGAAVSRSSATGAPDSTGDGQLNFTVVLAEGYAISGVSAVSGTYKNIKGPSDTGLANTYRITKITADTTVTITTVECEHGTVADGTTPEWTWSDGCGKATLTYICADCGNSVALDGAITSVLTNAETITFTATASIGKAGYTDVVTAAPFTATFIIEGGDAAVNIYYTQDYASADEEGVSTAVARDSDSGCPVVTGDGQINFAVVAAEGFEVESVAVAGGYKNLKDISDSAGANSWRVTKVTGDLTITVTVKSASAAVLIGDMDKDGEITVADALAALRIAAKLAEETEEALATGDVDGDGVITVSDALRILRVAAKLSEGF
- a CDS encoding sodium:solute symporter yields the protein MSTTSILTLALIIVFFAVMIIIGVRSKKHASDVNGFVLGSRSVGPWLSAFAFGTSYFSAVIFVGYAGQFGYNFGLASTWIGLGNAFIGSLLAWSILGRRTRIMTQHLSSKTMPDFFGSRFNSPKLKIAASVITFVFLIPYTASLYNGLSRLFNMAFGGIPYAVCVIIMAVLTGIYVILGGYMATALNDFIQGIIMLGGIIAVIVAVLNSNGGFMEATKQLATGPNGGWEFASFLGPDPVFLIFVVLLTSLGTWGLPQMVGKFYAIKNEDSIKKGTIISTIFAIVVAGGCYFLGGFARLYNVDVKAEGFDAIIPKMLSNLPAIIIGIVIVLVLSASMSTLSSLVLTSSSTITLDLIAPARKKEMTEKKKLTMMRIFIVVFIAVSAIIAIYQANSKNLFIAQMMGVSWGALAGAFLAPFLYGLYYKKTTKAAVAACFVWGVGLEVVQFLISIGLFSVAEIPVLSFVFKNSLYSGVIAMVGGLVIVPLVSALTKRSAPADVEDKFACYNDSKTVGITDNLGR
- a CDS encoding PaaI family thioesterase yields the protein MGTFKSTDEAREFFKNDRFATDNGMRIDELFDGGCVCSMELTEAHRNAYGGTMGGVIFTLGDFAFAVSSNNDHQPTVALTVNVNFTAQPKGKRLIARSQCVKSGRTTCVYDIRVTDETGRDVALFVGTGYKLEK